From the genome of Streptomyces sp. V1I1, one region includes:
- a CDS encoding sodium-translocating pyrophosphatase, whose product MAGLVNTELSDQPTSLAAAVLTDDNRLIVIVIAAVAVAALIVAQLLVRQVLAAGEGTDSMKKIAAAVQEGANAYLARQLRTLGVFAVVVFFLLMLLPADDWSQRGGRSVFFLVGALFSAATGYIGMRLAVRANVRVAAAAREATPAEGEPEKDLTAVSHKAMKIAFRTGGVVGMFTVGLGLLGASCVVLVYAADAPKVLEGFGLGAALIAMFMRVGGGIFTKAADVGADLVGKVEQGIPEDDPRNAATIADNVGDNVGDCAGMAADLFESYAVTLVAALILGKAAFGDAGLAFPLIVPAIGVVTAMIGIFAVAPRRADRSGMTAINRGFFISAAISLALVAAAVFIYLPSSYAKLDGVTEAAIRSHPGDPRVLALVAVAIGIVLAALIQQLTGYFTETTRRPVRDIGKSSLTGPATVVLAGIAIGLESAVYTALLIGLSVYGAFLLGGTSIMLALFAVALAGTGLLTTVGVIVAMDTFGPVSDNAQGIAEMSGDVTGAGAQVLTELDAVGNTTKAITKGIAIATAVLAAAALFGSYRDAIATAAREVGEKVGDGAPMNLVMDISQPNNLVGLILGAAVVFLFSGLAINAVSRSAGAVVYEVRRQFREHPGIMDYTEKPEYGRVVDICTKDALRELATPGLLAVLTPIAVGFSLGVGALGSFLAGAIGTGTLMAVFLANSGGAWDNAKKLVEDGHHGGKGSEAHAATVIGDTVGDPFKDTAGPAINPLLKVMNLVALLIAPAVVQFSYGDDSSAGMRALVAVLAILVIVGAVYISKRRGIAVGDDDNLAERSAKSPDPAVVS is encoded by the coding sequence ATGGCGGGGCTCGTCAATACAGAACTGTCCGATCAACCCACTTCTCTCGCAGCCGCGGTACTGACCGACGACAACCGACTGATCGTGATCGTCATCGCCGCAGTCGCGGTGGCGGCCTTGATCGTCGCCCAGCTGCTGGTGCGCCAGGTGCTGGCCGCCGGCGAGGGCACCGATTCCATGAAGAAGATCGCGGCAGCAGTGCAGGAAGGCGCGAATGCCTATCTCGCACGGCAGTTGCGCACCCTCGGTGTCTTCGCCGTCGTGGTGTTCTTCCTGCTGATGCTTCTTCCGGCGGACGACTGGTCGCAGCGCGGCGGTCGATCGGTGTTCTTCCTGGTGGGTGCGCTGTTCTCGGCGGCCACCGGATACATCGGCATGCGTCTTGCCGTGAGAGCAAATGTGCGCGTGGCCGCGGCCGCGCGTGAGGCAACACCGGCGGAGGGCGAGCCGGAAAAGGATCTGACGGCCGTATCGCACAAGGCTATGAAGATCGCTTTCCGGACGGGAGGCGTGGTCGGCATGTTCACGGTGGGCCTCGGCCTGCTCGGTGCCTCCTGCGTGGTTCTCGTCTACGCGGCCGACGCCCCCAAGGTGCTCGAGGGCTTCGGCCTCGGCGCCGCACTGATCGCCATGTTCATGCGTGTCGGCGGCGGCATCTTCACCAAGGCCGCCGACGTCGGCGCCGACCTCGTCGGCAAGGTCGAGCAGGGAATCCCCGAGGACGACCCGCGCAACGCCGCGACCATCGCGGACAACGTGGGCGACAACGTCGGCGACTGCGCGGGCATGGCGGCCGACCTCTTCGAGTCGTACGCCGTCACGCTCGTGGCGGCGCTCATCCTCGGCAAGGCGGCATTCGGCGACGCCGGACTCGCTTTTCCGCTGATCGTCCCGGCGATCGGCGTGGTCACCGCGATGATCGGCATCTTCGCGGTCGCCCCGCGGCGCGCCGACCGCAGCGGGATGACCGCCATCAACCGCGGATTCTTCATCTCCGCGGCTATCTCGCTCGCACTGGTGGCCGCAGCGGTCTTCATCTATCTGCCGTCCTCGTACGCCAAGTTGGACGGCGTCACCGAGGCCGCGATCCGTTCGCACCCAGGGGACCCGCGGGTTCTGGCGCTCGTCGCCGTCGCCATCGGCATCGTGCTGGCGGCCCTGATCCAGCAGTTGACGGGGTACTTCACCGAGACCACCCGCCGTCCCGTGCGGGACATCGGCAAGTCCTCGCTGACCGGACCCGCCACCGTCGTGCTGGCCGGCATCGCCATCGGTCTTGAATCCGCCGTCTACACCGCGCTGTTGATCGGCCTGAGCGTGTACGGGGCGTTCCTGCTCGGCGGTACGTCGATCATGCTCGCCCTCTTCGCGGTGGCGCTCGCCGGCACCGGCCTGCTCACCACCGTCGGCGTCATCGTCGCCATGGACACCTTCGGTCCCGTCTCCGACAACGCGCAGGGCATCGCCGAGATGTCCGGCGACGTCACGGGCGCGGGCGCGCAGGTGCTCACCGAGCTCGACGCCGTCGGCAACACCACCAAGGCCATCACCAAGGGAATCGCCATCGCCACGGCCGTACTGGCCGCGGCGGCGCTCTTCGGTTCGTACCGCGACGCCATCGCGACCGCGGCCCGGGAGGTCGGCGAGAAGGTCGGCGACGGCGCCCCGATGAACCTGGTGATGGACATCTCGCAGCCCAACAACCTGGTGGGGCTGATCCTCGGCGCCGCGGTCGTCTTCCTCTTCTCGGGTCTCGCGATCAACGCGGTGTCCCGGTCGGCGGGCGCGGTGGTCTACGAGGTGCGGCGGCAGTTCCGCGAGCACCCCGGGATCATGGACTACACCGAGAAGCCGGAGTACGGGCGCGTCGTCGACATCTGCACCAAGGACGCGCTGCGCGAGCTGGCCACACCAGGTCTGCTCGCCGTACTGACCCCGATCGCGGTCGGCTTCTCGCTCGGCGTCGGAGCCCTGGGCTCCTTCCTCGCGGGCGCGATCGGTACCGGCACCCTGATGGCCGTCTTCCTGGCCAACTCCGGTGGCGCGTGGGACAACGCCAAGAAACTGGTCGAGGACGGCCACCACGGCGGCAAGGGCAGTGAGGCCCATGCCGCGACCGTCATCGGCGACACCGTCGGCGACCCGTTCAAGGACACCGCGGGCCCGGCCATCAACCCGCTGCTGAAGGTGATGAACCTGGTGGCGCTGCTGATCGCGCCCGCGGTCGTCCAGTTCAGCTACGGGGACGACTCCAGTGCCGGAATGCGCGCGCTGGTGGCGGTGCTCGCCATTCTCGTCATCGTCGGCGCCGTGTACATCTCCAAGAGGCGCGGCATCGCTGTGGGTGACGACGACAACCTCGCGGAACGGAGCGCGAAGTCGCCTGATCCAGCGGTGGTTTCGTAA
- a CDS encoding ATP-binding protein codes for MATVELRFSAQPEHVRTARLVAAAVARRAGVDEAVLDEVRLAVGEACSRAVGLHRSYGITSPVQVALSEEEKTFSIEVRDEVPGAGAEGSTAVPGGRSGTDEDTDSEGEDEMGLAVISGLVDDVEVSSSEEGGVIRMSWPTTPVTVLP; via the coding sequence ATGGCCACCGTTGAACTCCGCTTCAGTGCTCAGCCTGAGCATGTCAGGACCGCCCGTCTGGTGGCCGCTGCCGTGGCTCGCCGGGCCGGGGTCGACGAGGCCGTGCTGGACGAGGTCCGGCTCGCGGTCGGCGAGGCGTGCAGCCGTGCCGTCGGGCTGCACCGCAGCTATGGCATCACCTCCCCCGTGCAGGTTGCGCTGTCCGAGGAGGAGAAGACCTTCTCCATCGAGGTCAGGGACGAGGTCCCGGGTGCGGGCGCCGAGGGATCCACCGCGGTCCCGGGCGGGCGCAGCGGCACGGACGAGGACACGGACTCCGAGGGTGAGGACGAGATGGGCCTCGCGGTCATCAGCGGTCTCGTCGACGACGTGGAGGTCAGTTCCAGCGAGGAGGGGGGCGTAATCCGGATGAGTTGGCCGACGACGCCCGTCACCGTGCTGCCCTGA
- a CDS encoding STAS domain-containing protein, with translation MDLSLSTRNVSGPGGDRTVVEVGGEIDVYTAPKLREQLVELVNDGNYHLVVDMEGVDFLDSTGLGVLVGGLKRVRAHEGSLRLVCNQERILKIFRITGLTKVFPIHTTVDEAVAATD, from the coding sequence GTGGACCTGTCCCTGTCGACTCGCAATGTGTCCGGCCCTGGTGGCGACCGTACGGTCGTCGAGGTCGGTGGCGAGATTGATGTGTATACCGCGCCCAAGTTGCGTGAGCAGCTGGTCGAGTTGGTGAACGACGGCAACTACCACCTGGTTGTCGACATGGAAGGTGTGGACTTCCTCGACTCCACCGGCCTCGGCGTGCTCGTGGGCGGCCTGAAGCGCGTTCGCGCGCACGAGGGCTCGCTGCGCCTGGTCTGCAACCAGGAGCGCATTCTCAAAATCTTCCGGATCACAGGTCTGACCAAGGTGTTCCCCATCCACACCACGGTCGACGAAGCTGTCGCGGCCACCGACTGA
- a CDS encoding DEAD/DEAH box helicase, translated as MAFNHLPAAMHDALGPLSVTPVTHSVPMAMNHRPRRPPESGDTRPSPGMVLDRLTAGAGRAARITHTEHLPPRPGRHAVWPDRIRPEVINAIQQAGIEHPWVHQAAAAEHALDGESVVIATGTASGKSLAYLAPVLTALLDGAEAPNGRGTTALYLAPTKALAADQLRAVKALSAPLGNRVRPAVYDGDTPVEEREWVRQYATYVLTNPDMLHRGILPSHPRWSSFLRSLRYVVIDECHTYRGVFGSHVAQVLRRLRRVCARYGANPVFLLASATAAEPAVAAGRLTGLPVQEVADDASPRGELVFALWEPPLTELHGEKGAPVRRTATAETADLLTDLTVQGVRTVAFVRSRRGAELISVIAKERLAEVDRSLPPRVAAYRGGYLPEERRALERALHSGELLGLAATTALELGVDVSGLDAVVIAGYPGTRASLWQQAGRAGRSGQGALAVLVARDDPLDTFLVHHPEALFQQPVESTVLDPDNPYVLAPHLCAAAAELPLTDADLDLFGPATAELMPQLEAAKLLRRRASGWHWTRRERAADLTDIRGEGGRPVQIVEAATGRLLGTVDESAAHTSVHDGAVHLHQGRTYLVKHLDLEDSAALVEEANPPYSTTARDTTSISVLETDTEIPWGDGRLCYGSVEVTNQVVSFLRRKLITGEVLGETKLDLPPRTLRTRAVWWTVTEDQLDAARVGPEQLGGALHAAEHASIGMLPLFATCDRWDIGGVSVPLHPDTLLPTVFVYDGHPGGAGFAERAFHTAREWLAATREAIASCECDAGCPSCIQSPKCGNGNDPLHKRGAVRLLTELLRGAPAAPPGLREAPAAPPAT; from the coding sequence ATGGCATTCAATCACTTACCAGCAGCCATGCACGACGCCTTGGGACCATTGTCCGTCACGCCGGTGACACACTCGGTGCCGATGGCCATGAATCACCGTCCCAGACGACCTCCCGAGAGCGGGGACACCCGCCCCTCCCCCGGTATGGTCCTTGACCGGCTCACCGCGGGGGCGGGCCGGGCCGCGCGCATCACTCATACGGAGCACTTGCCCCCGAGGCCCGGCCGCCATGCCGTCTGGCCCGACCGCATCCGCCCGGAAGTGATCAACGCCATTCAGCAGGCGGGCATCGAGCACCCCTGGGTCCACCAGGCAGCCGCCGCCGAGCACGCTCTGGACGGCGAATCGGTCGTCATCGCCACCGGAACCGCCTCAGGCAAGTCGCTGGCCTACCTCGCTCCCGTACTCACCGCCCTCCTCGACGGAGCCGAGGCCCCGAATGGACGCGGTACGACGGCCCTCTACCTCGCCCCGACCAAGGCCCTCGCCGCCGACCAGCTCCGCGCGGTCAAGGCGCTCAGCGCGCCGCTCGGCAATCGCGTCCGCCCCGCGGTCTACGACGGCGACACGCCGGTCGAGGAACGCGAATGGGTGCGGCAGTACGCCACCTACGTCCTCACCAACCCGGACATGCTCCACCGCGGGATACTTCCCTCCCACCCCCGCTGGTCCTCCTTCCTGCGCTCCTTGCGCTACGTCGTCATCGACGAGTGCCACACCTACCGGGGTGTCTTCGGCTCCCACGTCGCCCAGGTGCTGCGCCGCCTTCGCCGCGTATGCGCCCGCTACGGTGCGAATCCCGTCTTCCTCCTCGCCTCCGCCACCGCCGCGGAACCCGCTGTGGCCGCCGGCCGGCTCACCGGACTGCCCGTCCAGGAGGTCGCCGACGACGCCTCGCCCCGCGGCGAGCTCGTCTTCGCACTCTGGGAGCCGCCGCTCACCGAGCTGCACGGCGAGAAGGGCGCGCCCGTACGCCGCACCGCCACCGCAGAGACCGCCGACCTCCTGACCGACCTGACCGTGCAGGGAGTCCGCACCGTCGCCTTCGTACGCTCCCGGCGTGGCGCCGAGCTCATCTCCGTCATCGCCAAGGAACGTCTGGCGGAGGTGGACCGCTCACTGCCCCCGCGTGTCGCCGCCTACCGGGGCGGCTACCTCCCCGAGGAGCGGCGCGCCCTTGAGCGGGCCCTGCACTCCGGGGAGCTCCTCGGCCTGGCCGCCACCACCGCCCTGGAACTCGGCGTCGACGTATCCGGCCTCGACGCCGTCGTGATCGCCGGCTACCCCGGCACACGCGCCTCCCTGTGGCAGCAGGCGGGCCGCGCGGGCCGCTCCGGCCAGGGCGCCCTGGCCGTCCTCGTCGCCCGCGACGACCCCCTGGACACCTTCCTCGTCCACCACCCCGAGGCGCTGTTCCAGCAGCCCGTGGAGTCCACGGTCCTCGACCCCGACAATCCGTACGTCCTCGCCCCCCATCTGTGCGCTGCCGCGGCCGAGCTCCCGCTCACGGACGCCGACCTGGATCTCTTCGGCCCGGCGACCGCCGAGCTCATGCCCCAGCTGGAGGCTGCCAAGCTGCTGCGCCGCCGGGCGTCGGGCTGGCACTGGACCCGCCGCGAGCGGGCCGCCGACCTCACCGACATCCGGGGCGAGGGCGGCCGCCCCGTGCAGATCGTCGAGGCCGCCACCGGCCGGCTGCTGGGCACGGTCGACGAGTCGGCCGCCCACACCTCGGTGCACGACGGTGCCGTCCACCTCCACCAGGGCCGTACGTACCTGGTGAAGCACCTGGACCTGGAGGACTCGGCCGCCCTCGTCGAGGAGGCCAACCCGCCGTACTCCACCACCGCCCGCGACACCACCTCCATCTCCGTACTCGAAACCGACACCGAGATCCCATGGGGCGACGGACGCCTCTGCTACGGCTCCGTCGAGGTCACCAACCAGGTCGTCTCCTTCCTGCGCCGCAAGCTCATCACCGGTGAGGTGCTCGGCGAGACCAAACTCGATCTGCCGCCGCGCACCCTGCGCACCCGGGCCGTGTGGTGGACGGTCACCGAGGACCAGCTGGACGCCGCCCGGGTGGGCCCGGAGCAGCTGGGCGGGGCCCTGCACGCCGCTGAGCACGCCTCCATCGGGATGCTGCCGCTCTTCGCCACCTGCGACCGCTGGGACATCGGCGGCGTGTCCGTGCCGCTCCATCCGGACACGCTGCTGCCGACGGTCTTCGTGTACGACGGCCATCCGGGTGGCGCGGGCTTCGCCGAGCGGGCCTTCCACACCGCCCGTGAGTGGCTCGCGGCCACCCGTGAGGCGATCGCCTCCTGCGAGTGCGACGCGGGCTGCCCGTCCTGCATCCAGTCCCCCAAGTGCGGCAACGGCAACGACCCGCTGCACAAGCGCGGCGCGGTCCGCCTCCTCACGGAACTGCTCCGGGGAGCCCCGGCGGCCCCGCCCGGGCTCCGGGAAGCACCGGCGGCCCCGCCCGCGACCTGA
- a CDS encoding Rv3654c family TadE-like protein, with protein sequence MTRDRGSATVWAAMVTTVLCVVFAVVLAMGQAVVARHRAGSAADLAVLAAADHALRGTAAACAKAVEVARAQGAAVLRCAVRGEIAEVTAQARFGPYAPTVRSRAGPPVLPGARAGPPGLPGAVP encoded by the coding sequence ATGACCCGGGATCGCGGGTCGGCGACCGTCTGGGCTGCCATGGTCACCACCGTGCTGTGTGTCGTCTTCGCCGTCGTCCTGGCCATGGGGCAGGCGGTCGTCGCCCGGCACCGGGCCGGCTCCGCCGCCGACTTGGCGGTGCTTGCCGCGGCCGATCACGCCCTGCGGGGCACGGCCGCGGCCTGCGCCAAGGCGGTCGAGGTGGCCAGGGCGCAGGGCGCGGCAGTGCTGCGGTGTGCCGTGCGGGGCGAGATCGCCGAAGTGACGGCTCAGGCCCGCTTCGGGCCGTACGCGCCGACGGTCAGGTCGCGGGCGGGGCCGCCGGTGCTTCCCGGAGCCCGGGCGGGGCCGCCGGGGCTCCCCGGAGCAGTTCCGTGA
- a CDS encoding TadE family type IV pilus minor pilin: MRSSEVRDKMCDEVRGRAHDRGSVTAEAAVAVPALVVFAMALVWALMAASAQIQCVDGARAGARAAARSEPRAATLAAARSAAPAGARVTVRRAGDLWRVRVEAYTPGPGTLALTLSAEAAALAEDTVGRDATRRDASAEQPAAGEAATRRTATAGPATPEATR, translated from the coding sequence ATGCGCAGTTCTGAGGTGCGCGACAAGATGTGCGACGAGGTGCGCGGCAGGGCGCACGACCGGGGGTCTGTGACGGCGGAGGCGGCCGTCGCGGTGCCCGCCCTGGTGGTCTTCGCCATGGCCCTGGTCTGGGCGCTGATGGCGGCCTCCGCGCAGATCCAGTGCGTGGACGGGGCCCGGGCCGGGGCCCGGGCGGCCGCCAGGTCCGAACCGCGGGCGGCCACGCTGGCCGCCGCCCGCTCGGCGGCCCCGGCTGGTGCGCGGGTCACGGTGAGGCGGGCGGGGGACCTGTGGCGGGTACGGGTCGAGGCGTACACTCCCGGCCCGGGCACGCTGGCCCTGACGCTGAGCGCGGAGGCGGCGGCCCTCGCCGAGGACACGGTGGGGCGGGACGCGACCCGGCGGGACGCCTCCGCCGAGCAACCGGCTGCCGGTGAGGCAGCCACGCGCCGAACCGCCACCGCGGGCCCGGCCACTCCGGAGGCGACCCGATGA
- a CDS encoding DUF4244 domain-containing protein produces MWNPMRVWLRGLSRRMRRDSGMTTSEYAMGTIAACAFAAVLYKVVTSGAVSGALQSVIGKALNAQF; encoded by the coding sequence ATGTGGAATCCGATGCGGGTATGGCTGCGCGGGCTTTCGCGCAGGATGCGCAGGGACTCGGGGATGACGACGTCCGAGTACGCGATGGGGACGATCGCCGCGTGTGCCTTCGCGGCCGTTCTGTACAAGGTCGTCACGAGCGGGGCCGTCTCGGGGGCGCTCCAATCGGTGATCGGGAAAGCCCTCAATGCGCAGTTCTGA
- a CDS encoding type II secretion system F family protein gives MTGDAVHRLGVVVFLLAVVACLGFTIAGRRDGRRVRRRIETLLAMERERQWWRPEFGTWVRQWAYPLGAVITGYVLVGGVIGCAVGLGGAYGVRRWQRNRKPDPGPVDRDAGRQLPLAADLLAACISAGAGPREAAEAVGESLGGQVGERLARAAAELRLGGEPARAWGWLAQIPGATGLARCLERADSTGAPAAEPVSRLAERFRADRARSAAARGRKAQVLITAPVGLCFLPAFLAVGVAPVVIGLADGLLNGN, from the coding sequence ATGACCGGGGACGCCGTCCACAGGCTGGGGGTAGTGGTCTTTCTGCTGGCCGTGGTGGCCTGCCTGGGCTTCACGATCGCGGGGCGACGGGACGGGCGCAGGGTGCGCAGGCGGATCGAGACGCTGCTGGCGATGGAGCGCGAACGGCAGTGGTGGCGACCGGAGTTCGGGACATGGGTGCGGCAATGGGCCTACCCGCTGGGCGCGGTGATCACCGGCTATGTCCTCGTCGGCGGGGTGATCGGCTGTGCCGTCGGGCTCGGCGGGGCTTATGGCGTACGGCGCTGGCAGCGGAACCGCAAACCGGACCCGGGTCCCGTGGACCGGGATGCCGGCCGTCAACTGCCGCTTGCCGCCGACCTTCTGGCGGCCTGCATCTCGGCCGGGGCGGGGCCACGGGAGGCGGCGGAGGCGGTCGGGGAGTCGCTGGGCGGGCAGGTCGGCGAGCGGCTCGCGCGGGCGGCGGCCGAATTGCGGCTCGGGGGTGAGCCGGCACGCGCCTGGGGGTGGTTGGCGCAGATACCGGGCGCGACAGGGCTGGCCCGCTGTCTGGAGCGCGCCGACTCCACGGGCGCGCCGGCCGCGGAGCCGGTGTCCCGGCTGGCCGAGCGCTTCCGGGCCGACCGGGCGCGGTCGGCCGCGGCCCGGGGCCGCAAGGCCCAAGTCCTGATCACCGCACCTGTGGGGCTGTGCTTCCTGCCTGCCTTTCTGGCGGTGGGGGTGGCTCCGGTGGTGATCGGCCTGGCCGACGGACTGCTGAACGGCAACTGA
- a CDS encoding type II secretion system F family protein, translating to MAGEPVYAAAVCAGAAAWLTVGRDQGIKRARLLLAGGGAVEVSPRRSWERVLPWVRLRREWLCLPVALLLSVLGESVLPLIAGAAAVPLVRRRLRARERGREQERRAEGVIILCGAVAGELRAGLQPGQALLFAARSTGALGGTEAAVLAAARFGGDVPQALREAAREPGADGLAGVAACWRVAVDSGAGLAAGLDRLEAGLRAERDQRADLRTQLAGASSTIALLAALPLVGLGMGWALGADPLRVLLHTPAGLVCLAVGGLLEAAGLCWAARIVRRGEEP from the coding sequence ATGGCCGGTGAGCCGGTGTACGCGGCCGCGGTGTGCGCGGGTGCGGCGGCGTGGCTGACGGTCGGGCGGGACCAGGGGATCAAGCGCGCGCGGCTGCTGCTTGCTGGCGGCGGTGCGGTGGAGGTCTCTCCGAGGCGGTCGTGGGAGCGGGTGCTGCCATGGGTCAGGCTGCGGCGGGAGTGGCTGTGCCTGCCGGTGGCGCTACTCCTCTCCGTGCTGGGGGAGTCGGTGCTGCCGCTGATCGCGGGGGCGGCAGCGGTGCCGCTGGTGAGGCGACGGCTGCGGGCCCGGGAGCGGGGGCGCGAGCAGGAGCGGCGAGCCGAGGGGGTGATCATCTTGTGCGGTGCCGTCGCAGGGGAACTGCGGGCAGGGCTGCAGCCGGGGCAGGCGCTGCTGTTCGCCGCAAGATCCACGGGGGCGCTGGGCGGCACGGAGGCCGCAGTGCTGGCCGCGGCGCGGTTCGGGGGCGACGTGCCCCAGGCGCTGCGGGAAGCGGCGCGCGAGCCGGGCGCGGACGGGCTCGCCGGAGTCGCGGCCTGCTGGCGGGTGGCCGTGGACAGCGGGGCCGGACTGGCCGCGGGGCTTGACCGGCTGGAGGCGGGGCTGCGGGCAGAGCGCGACCAACGGGCGGACCTACGCACCCAGTTGGCGGGTGCGTCGTCGACGATCGCCCTGCTGGCGGCGCTTCCGCTGGTGGGCCTGGGGATGGGCTGGGCACTGGGCGCCGATCCCCTGAGGGTCCTGCTGCACACCCCTGCGGGCCTGGTGTGCCTGGCGGTGGGCGGGCTACTGGAGGCCGCGGGCCTCTGCTGGGCCGCGCGGATCGTACGGAGGGGCGAGGAGCCATGA
- a CDS encoding TadA family conjugal transfer-associated ATPase → MSTGLLDAVRERLAESGAEPTPARVAAALRAQGRLLGDAEVLGGTEKLRCELVGTGPLEPLLADPSVTDVLVSAPERVWVDRGRGLELTGVTFADAASVRRLAQRLAAVAERRLDDARPWVDARLPDGTRMHAVIPPVAVGSTCLSLRVVRPRAFSVGELVAAGTVPPSGDRVLRALIDARLSFLISGGTGSGKTTLLSSLLGLVGERERIVLAEDSAELRPEHPHVVRLESRAANQEGAGRVTLRDLVRQALRMRPDRLVVGEVRGAEVTELLAALNTGHEGGCGTVHANAAADVPARLEALGTAAGLDRAALHSQLAAALSVVIHLVRDRGGRRRIAEVHVLERDAAGLVVTVPALRWGADAFAYEQGWERLRPLIGGAR, encoded by the coding sequence ATGAGCACCGGACTGCTGGACGCGGTACGAGAAAGGCTCGCGGAGAGCGGGGCCGAGCCCACGCCGGCCCGGGTGGCGGCAGCGCTGCGGGCGCAAGGGCGGCTGCTCGGGGACGCCGAAGTGCTCGGCGGCACCGAGAAGTTGCGGTGCGAACTGGTGGGGACGGGACCGCTGGAGCCGCTGCTGGCCGATCCGTCCGTGACCGACGTCCTGGTGTCCGCGCCCGAGCGGGTGTGGGTGGACCGAGGGCGCGGTCTCGAGCTCACCGGGGTCACCTTCGCGGACGCGGCGTCGGTGCGCAGGCTGGCACAGCGGCTCGCCGCGGTGGCGGAGCGGCGGCTGGACGACGCCCGGCCCTGGGTGGATGCCCGGCTGCCGGACGGGACGCGGATGCATGCTGTGATCCCGCCGGTGGCGGTCGGCTCGACGTGTCTGTCGCTGCGGGTGGTGCGGCCCAGGGCGTTCTCGGTGGGGGAGCTCGTCGCTGCGGGGACGGTGCCACCGAGCGGGGACCGGGTGCTGCGGGCGCTGATTGACGCCCGGCTGTCGTTCCTCATCAGCGGCGGCACGGGCTCGGGGAAGACGACCTTGCTGTCCAGTCTGTTGGGGCTCGTGGGGGAGCGGGAGCGGATCGTCCTGGCCGAGGACTCGGCGGAGCTCAGACCCGAGCATCCGCATGTGGTGCGGCTGGAGTCGCGCGCGGCGAACCAGGAAGGCGCCGGCCGGGTGACGCTGCGGGACCTGGTGCGCCAGGCGCTGCGGATGCGGCCTGACCGGCTGGTCGTCGGGGAGGTGCGTGGAGCGGAGGTGACCGAGTTGCTGGCCGCGCTCAACACCGGGCACGAGGGCGGTTGCGGGACCGTCCACGCCAACGCGGCAGCGGATGTGCCCGCGCGGCTGGAGGCGCTCGGGACGGCGGCGGGGCTCGACCGGGCGGCGCTGCACAGCCAGTTGGCAGCGGCCCTCTCGGTGGTGATCCATCTCGTGCGGGACCGGGGTGGGCGGCGGCGTATCGCCGAGGTGCATGTGCTGGAGCGGGACGCGGCAGGGCTGGTGGTGACCGTGCCTGCGCTGCGGTGGGGCGCGGACGCCTTTGCGTACGAGCAGGGCTGGGAGCGGCTGCGGCCGCTGATCGGGGGTGCGCGGTGA
- the ssd gene encoding septum site-determining protein Ssd: MAGSITSQRPPVVEGRRDGPLIVTEDMELLDDLLRLCAAAGAEPEVHHSVPERSGSWEGAPLVLVGDDAAARCRGATRRRGVLLVGRDQDDPDVWRRAVEIGADCVLRLPDAEGWLVDRIADVVEGVGRQALTVGVIGGRGGAGASTLACALAVCAARAGRRTMLVDGDPLGGGLDVLLGGEQVEGRRWPDFAASKGRVAGGALEESLPELHALRVLSWDRGDSVVIPPEAMRSVLAAARRRGGVVVVDLPRRVDEGVAEALAQLDLGLLVVPGELRAVAAANRVASTVGMVLQDLRVVVRGPFAEGLDEQWVADALGLPLAGELPVEAGLLAAQDGGAPPGRARGPLARFCMAFWERALTGGGVS; this comes from the coding sequence GTGGCTGGATCCATCACATCTCAGCGGCCGCCGGTCGTCGAAGGGCGGCGGGACGGGCCTCTGATCGTCACTGAGGATATGGAACTGCTCGACGATCTGCTGCGGCTGTGCGCCGCGGCGGGAGCCGAACCGGAGGTCCATCACTCGGTGCCGGAGCGAAGCGGAAGCTGGGAGGGCGCGCCGCTGGTGCTCGTCGGCGACGACGCGGCCGCGCGCTGCCGCGGGGCCACGCGCAGGCGGGGTGTGCTGCTCGTGGGGCGGGACCAGGACGACCCGGACGTCTGGCGGCGGGCTGTGGAAATCGGGGCCGACTGCGTGCTGCGGCTGCCCGATGCGGAAGGCTGGCTCGTCGACCGGATCGCCGACGTGGTCGAGGGTGTCGGACGCCAGGCGCTGACCGTCGGTGTGATCGGCGGCAGGGGCGGAGCCGGGGCATCGACGCTGGCCTGCGCGCTGGCGGTCTGCGCGGCCCGGGCCGGCCGGCGCACCATGCTGGTCGACGGGGACCCACTCGGCGGCGGGCTGGACGTGTTGCTCGGCGGAGAGCAAGTGGAAGGCAGACGTTGGCCGGATTTCGCCGCTTCCAAGGGGCGGGTCGCCGGCGGGGCGCTGGAGGAGTCGTTGCCCGAGCTGCATGCGCTGCGGGTGCTCAGCTGGGACCGCGGGGACTCGGTGGTGATCCCGCCTGAGGCGATGCGTTCGGTTCTGGCCGCGGCACGCAGGCGCGGCGGGGTGGTGGTCGTGGATCTGCCGCGCCGGGTCGACGAGGGCGTGGCGGAGGCGCTGGCCCAGCTCGATCTCGGGCTGCTGGTGGTGCCGGGCGAGCTGCGGGCGGTCGCCGCGGCGAACAGGGTGGCGTCGACGGTGGGCATGGTGCTCCAGGACCTGCGCGTGGTGGTGCGTGGGCCGTTTGCGGAGGGCCTGGACGAGCAATGGGTCGCGGACGCTCTGGGGCTGCCGCTGGCGGGCGAACTGCCCGTGGAGGCCGGACTGTTGGCCGCGCAGGACGGGGGTGCTCCGCCGGGCCGTGCGCGCGGGCCGTTGGCCAGGTTCTGCATGGCCTTCTGGGAGCGGGCGCTGACCGGGGGCGGTGTCTCATGA